The following proteins come from a genomic window of Bacillus sp. Marseille-P3661:
- a CDS encoding efflux RND transporter permease subunit, with amino-acid sequence MNKGVIYQAIVNRKLTFFAIFLVIIAGVFSYNVIPKQEIPDVASPAALITTLNPGASSSEIEKLVTTPIEAEISVINGISKLESTSVSNLSIVTVEFESDVDTDKVFDLVRQKIDSVESELPEGALESEIDTELTDTPAVILSFSGEQYDQEQLEEYAETFQRKLRLVDGIRKTEVEGGVDKQIVVDVDFKKLDSYQLSMDDVLTVLSGQNINIPSGSIGEDETKINVKTEGLFESLSDIENTIINVSVENGSVLRIRDIADVYFERSERDIRMRHNSQDAVLVAIYLKQSQNSVEIGEKLHEEIQHLKTQIPPNLNVDEVVFQPKEVKKSINDFIISLISGVILVIIVGFIGMGWRSAMVISTALPLAIFSTFLVMYVAGIELQQISIAGLIIALGMLVDNSIVVSDSIRERLENGEERMTACIKGTKDVAGAMFASLFTVLTAFTPLLMVPGPAGEFLNTLPKVVMVSLIASYLIALLVIPMLSYLTIANEEQQKGAQKRLKLFSVFVNAHAYVSKRKWIALIVIIILFAATIGTQSLLGLSFFPKADKELLYIDITTQETNDIDSTENIVKEIEAELKTVPEVKSFTSAIGGGLPKIYLTVMRSFKSPDTAQIKLDFDITDSERFETRAQLVDYIQKKIDTNLVGVDAIVKEIENGIPGSAPIQIRVLGDDLFEIKEVASVVTNKLAEIQGAVNVTNNGEDLGYQYYIDVDTNIATQVGLSKYDIQKQIAIALNGLTSSTYRTKNDEYDLVVKSNIDSIKELETLAIKSSVTGKKIPLKQVATVELQPELAVIHKYDRQYVVEVSGYAKSGFSPVAIQDQVEMNMKDVDVGQVELDFAGEKHNIEENFGTAASFAGIAVAAMFIIMFIQFKSFIQPLIIFISIPLAMFGSFLGLLLFGLPLSFTVVLGIISLSGIVINNAIILTDCMNRELSNGKNIIEATAVSVKSRVRPILLGATTTIFGLLPLAVSGSSLFAPMAVALMFGILMSTVLTLILIPVLNEIVMIAQNKILNRRQQQKLESSNKEIGL; translated from the coding sequence ATGAATAAAGGTGTGATTTATCAGGCTATCGTAAATCGAAAATTAACGTTTTTTGCGATCTTTTTAGTTATTATTGCAGGGGTGTTTAGTTATAATGTAATTCCTAAGCAAGAAATACCCGATGTCGCATCACCTGCTGCACTTATTACAACATTAAATCCAGGTGCATCATCTTCTGAAATTGAGAAACTAGTTACAACGCCAATTGAAGCTGAAATTTCCGTTATTAACGGTATTTCAAAATTAGAATCTACCTCTGTATCGAACTTATCTATTGTAACTGTTGAGTTTGAGTCAGACGTTGATACTGATAAAGTATTTGATTTAGTCCGCCAAAAAATTGATTCGGTGGAATCTGAACTACCTGAAGGAGCACTAGAGTCCGAAATTGATACTGAGTTAACAGATACTCCAGCAGTTATTTTATCTTTTTCAGGAGAACAATATGATCAGGAACAATTAGAAGAGTATGCGGAGACATTTCAGCGAAAGTTGAGACTCGTAGACGGGATCCGCAAAACCGAGGTCGAAGGTGGCGTAGATAAGCAAATCGTAGTAGACGTCGATTTTAAAAAGCTAGATTCATACCAGCTTTCCATGGATGACGTGTTAACGGTCCTAAGCGGTCAAAATATCAATATTCCATCTGGCTCGATCGGTGAAGATGAAACGAAAATCAATGTAAAAACAGAAGGGTTGTTCGAGTCTCTGTCTGATATTGAAAATACAATTATTAATGTATCAGTGGAAAATGGCTCCGTTTTACGTATTCGTGATATTGCAGATGTTTATTTTGAGCGCAGTGAACGGGATATTAGAATGCGACATAATAGCCAGGACGCAGTATTAGTAGCGATCTATTTAAAGCAATCACAAAATAGTGTAGAAATTGGGGAGAAATTGCATGAAGAAATACAACATTTAAAAACTCAAATTCCACCCAATTTAAATGTTGATGAGGTAGTTTTTCAACCTAAAGAAGTAAAAAAATCGATTAACGATTTTATTATAAGCTTAATAAGTGGCGTTATTTTAGTTATTATTGTAGGTTTCATTGGGATGGGTTGGCGAAGTGCAATGGTAATTTCAACAGCCCTGCCATTAGCTATTTTTTCAACTTTTCTAGTTATGTATGTAGCAGGTATTGAGTTGCAGCAAATTTCGATCGCCGGGTTAATCATCGCACTAGGGATGCTTGTTGACAATTCTATTGTGGTCAGTGACTCGATCCGAGAACGATTAGAAAATGGGGAGGAGCGGATGACAGCCTGTATTAAAGGAACAAAAGATGTGGCGGGTGCCATGTTTGCATCTTTATTTACGGTGCTAACTGCTTTTACACCTTTATTAATGGTACCAGGTCCTGCAGGTGAATTTTTAAATACATTACCTAAAGTAGTGATGGTCAGCTTAATTGCATCTTATTTGATTGCTTTGCTCGTAATCCCAATGTTATCGTATTTAACAATAGCTAACGAGGAGCAACAAAAGGGAGCACAGAAGAGACTGAAATTATTTTCTGTATTTGTTAATGCTCATGCCTATGTATCTAAACGTAAATGGATCGCGCTGATTGTTATTATTATCTTATTTGCAGCAACGATCGGTACGCAATCATTATTAGGTTTATCTTTCTTTCCAAAGGCAGATAAAGAGCTGCTTTATATTGACATTACAACACAAGAAACAAATGATATTGATAGTACAGAAAACATCGTCAAAGAAATTGAAGCAGAGCTAAAAACCGTACCTGAAGTAAAAAGTTTTACGTCCGCAATTGGCGGGGGCCTGCCAAAGATTTATTTAACCGTTATGCGCAGCTTTAAATCGCCTGATACAGCTCAAATAAAGCTTGATTTCGATATAACAGATAGTGAACGATTTGAAACGAGAGCACAGTTAGTCGATTATATTCAAAAGAAAATCGACACTAATCTTGTCGGTGTAGATGCAATCGTAAAGGAAATAGAAAATGGTATTCCTGGAAGTGCACCCATTCAAATCCGAGTACTAGGTGATGATTTATTTGAAATAAAAGAGGTAGCATCTGTCGTAACTAACAAATTAGCTGAGATCCAGGGAGCTGTAAATGTTACAAATAATGGGGAGGACCTGGGATATCAATATTACATTGATGTTGATACAAATATTGCCACACAGGTAGGGTTAAGTAAATATGATATTCAGAAACAGATCGCAATTGCACTGAATGGTTTAACATCATCGACTTATCGAACTAAAAATGACGAATATGATTTAGTTGTAAAATCAAATATAGATTCAATAAAAGAACTGGAAACACTGGCTATAAAATCAAGTGTAACAGGTAAAAAAATTCCGCTTAAACAAGTAGCAACTGTAGAATTACAACCGGAATTAGCTGTTATCCATAAATATGACCGTCAATATGTAGTTGAAGTTTCCGGTTATGCGAAAAGTGGCTTTAGCCCTGTAGCTATCCAAGACCAAGTAGAAATGAATATGAAAGATGTTGATGTAGGTCAAGTAGAATTAGATTTTGCAGGAGAAAAGCATAATATTGAAGAAAACTTTGGTACAGCTGCTTCTTTTGCAGGTATTGCTGTAGCGGCTATGTTTATTATTATGTTTATTCAGTTCAAGTCTTTTATCCAGCCACTCATAATATTCATTTCTATACCATTAGCAATGTTCGGATCATTTTTAGGATTATTATTATTCGGTTTACCGCTGTCATTTACCGTTGTATTAGGAATCATTTCATTAAGCGGGATTGTAATCAACAATGCAATTATTTTAACCGATTGTATGAATCGTGAGCTGTCAAATGGTAAAAACATCATTGAAGCGACAGCAGTTTCTGTTAAAAGTCGTGTACGGCCGATATTATTAGGTGCAACAACAACAATATTTGGCTTATTACCGTTAGCAGTTTCTGGCAGCAGTTTGTTTGCACCAATGGCTGTAGCGTTGATGTTCGGAATTTTGATGTCAACAGTATTAACGTTAATTTTAATTCCGGTATTAAATGAGATTGTTATGATTGCACAGAATAAAATATTAAATCGCAGACAACAGCAAAAACTTGAAAGTTCAAATAAAGAAATAGGTTTATAA
- the xerS gene encoding tyrosine recombinase XerS gives MVSSGQQNYYNKLETILTELPWYVEEYIDTKSRKLSAASLVNYCHDFKIFFNWLLAEGLFDGSIKDIPLTLLEKLTVLQVESFLSYLKFQLSNKEITVNRKLSSLKSLFGYLQNIAETDDLQPYINRNVMAKIDFNDVSESPETTANRMEGKILLGDEYETFRVFVSEGYLETVIDDKKKTNFYHFNRERDIAIISMFLGSGLRLSELVGLDLGDIDFNKYNARVIRKGNKEQYVYFSEQAMWDLQDYINIRIERYKVEKNNKALFLSAPMGPKGTSRRLTPRAIEKLVEKYAIAFGKPSLSVHKLRHSFATRYHAEINDVPKLRRQLGHSSIQTTMIYTHIQNEDLKNAINKLNMPKE, from the coding sequence ATGGTAAGTTCTGGGCAGCAAAATTATTACAACAAACTTGAAACAATATTAACTGAACTTCCTTGGTATGTTGAAGAATATATTGATACGAAAAGTCGTAAATTATCGGCTGCTTCGTTAGTTAATTATTGTCACGACTTTAAGATTTTCTTTAATTGGTTGCTAGCTGAAGGTTTATTCGATGGTTCAATCAAAGATATTCCGTTAACATTGCTCGAAAAGCTTACAGTTCTCCAGGTTGAAAGTTTCCTTAGTTACTTAAAATTTCAGCTTTCTAACAAGGAAATTACTGTAAATCGCAAATTATCTTCATTAAAATCATTATTTGGCTACCTGCAAAATATCGCTGAAACTGATGATTTACAGCCGTACATAAACCGTAATGTTATGGCCAAAATTGATTTTAATGACGTATCTGAGTCACCTGAAACAACTGCCAATCGTATGGAAGGCAAAATTCTGCTTGGTGATGAATATGAAACGTTCAGAGTTTTCGTTTCTGAAGGTTATTTGGAAACCGTTATAGATGATAAGAAAAAAACTAATTTCTATCATTTTAATCGTGAACGTGATATCGCGATCATTTCGATGTTTTTAGGCTCTGGGTTACGTTTATCTGAGCTTGTTGGTCTTGATTTAGGTGATATTGACTTTAATAAATACAATGCACGTGTAATTCGTAAAGGAAATAAAGAACAATATGTATACTTCAGCGAGCAAGCAATGTGGGATTTGCAAGACTATATCAACATTCGCATTGAACGATATAAAGTTGAAAAAAACAACAAAGCCCTCTTCCTTTCTGCTCCAATGGGTCCTAAAGGAACATCAAGACGTCTTACTCCACGGGCAATTGAAAAACTCGTTGAAAAATACGCGATTGCTTTTGGTAAACCGTCTTTATCAGTTCATAAATTACGTCATTCATTTGCTACAAGATATCATGCTGAAATCAATGATGTGCCTAAATTAAGACGCCAGCTCGGTCATTCATCGATTCAAACAACGATGATTTATACACATATTCAAAACGAGGATTTAAAAAATGCGATTAACAAACTAAATATGCCAAAAGAATAA
- a CDS encoding acyltransferase family protein, whose amino-acid sequence MFYLDNLKVFLTLLVVVHHVGQPYGSSNGFWYFKSQDYVPLGSFFSVNAGFFMSLFFLISAYFLPASLESKGPKIFLKGRFKRLGIPLLFGFFVIMPILMYTYYIHYRSYGYRSFWSYYVNVYFGLEGKPSGWTGPSFPDFQFGHMWFIEHLLVYAIIYVFIMVLFRDKTIELPFISSLSHVKLFFLALLTGIVTFLVRINNPIDHWEGFLGFIQVEYAHLPQYMGFFILGILGYKFKYLDNLPKLGLPWLLIGGGIAFLKYTTDYIPYSQGGISAANLLYSLIETFMCFGLGLGVLYLFNKAFNRSNTLLKFLADNSFSVYIFHLPTAVLWQYLFNSIAISPFVKFSLVSLLTIITTYWFSYFIRKWDVIRSII is encoded by the coding sequence TTGTTTTATTTAGATAATCTTAAAGTTTTTTTGACCCTTTTGGTTGTCGTTCATCATGTGGGACAGCCGTATGGAAGCTCTAATGGATTTTGGTATTTTAAAAGTCAAGATTATGTTCCGCTGGGGAGTTTTTTTTCAGTAAACGCTGGGTTCTTTATGAGCCTGTTTTTTTTGATTTCCGCCTATTTTTTGCCTGCCTCTCTTGAAAGTAAGGGACCAAAAATCTTTTTGAAGGGCAGGTTCAAGAGACTGGGGATTCCGCTTTTATTTGGATTCTTCGTTATCATGCCTATTTTAATGTACACTTACTATATTCATTATCGTTCGTACGGCTATCGGTCTTTTTGGAGTTATTATGTGAATGTGTATTTTGGACTTGAAGGAAAGCCGAGTGGATGGACGGGTCCGTCGTTTCCAGACTTTCAATTTGGTCATATGTGGTTTATCGAACATTTATTAGTTTACGCAATAATTTATGTATTCATTATGGTACTGTTCCGAGACAAAACCATTGAATTGCCTTTTATTTCTTCACTAAGCCATGTAAAATTGTTCTTTCTTGCACTTTTGACGGGGATAGTGACCTTTTTGGTTCGAATTAATAATCCCATCGATCACTGGGAAGGATTTCTTGGCTTTATTCAGGTTGAATATGCTCATCTTCCACAATATATGGGGTTTTTTATTCTTGGAATTTTGGGATATAAGTTTAAGTACCTAGATAATCTGCCTAAACTAGGCTTGCCATGGCTTCTCATCGGTGGCGGAATCGCATTTTTAAAATACACTACAGATTATATTCCTTATTCGCAAGGCGGAATAAGTGCCGCCAATCTTTTATATAGTCTTATAGAAACTTTTATGTGTTTCGGATTAGGCTTGGGAGTTTTATATTTATTTAATAAGGCATTTAACCGCAGCAATACCTTATTAAAGTTTCTTGCAGATAATAGTTTTTCAGTATACATCTTCCATTTACCTACTGCAGTGCTTTGGCAGTATTTGTTTAATTCCATTGCCATTTCGCCATTTGTCAAATTTTCTTTAGTCAGTCTGTTAACCATAATCACAACGTATTGGTTTTCTTATTTCATCCGAAAATGGGATGTCATCCGGTCTATTATTTAA
- a CDS encoding LysM peptidoglycan-binding domain-containing protein yields the protein MKRFIRVGITAMCFLWGGELAQAESIELPKNQTMIKDNTAYIPVEFLHSKLQAKTEWEPQTKTIRIHKDDTVIQVQSNSSVARVNKQYHTIPSVFIKNNKSYIPLRFITNALHISIESTEHSFILQNLEPYRVKEGDSLWTISRKSGVSVPKIQWLNQMKDDKLQANQILYLYKKIEETDNTEQKVIFEIDQKEETLRSPNDTENNLGIEHDQPSNINVEKKDSINNTTIEPIPYEVKKGDSLWMISTAFKIPLHDLLAYNGLTEESIIRIGERLQIPVRVIPVQSQVSENHGEYLDWWTEAKFLLPIGEIATVTDYETGMSFKIKRTMGVNHADAEPLTLKDTEKAKEVWGGFSWNRRAVTVEVGERKLAASMSFMPHEKQYILDNEFEGHFDLHFKNSTRHLDDQQDPDHQAQIKIAAGVHDY from the coding sequence TTGAAACGATTCATTAGGGTTGGAATAACTGCTATGTGTTTTTTATGGGGAGGAGAACTTGCGCAAGCAGAATCTATTGAGCTCCCTAAAAACCAAACGATGATAAAAGACAACACAGCCTATATACCTGTGGAATTTTTACACTCAAAGCTTCAAGCGAAAACTGAATGGGAGCCACAAACAAAAACTATTCGGATTCATAAAGATGATACTGTTATTCAAGTACAATCTAATTCGTCTGTTGCAAGGGTTAATAAACAGTACCACACGATACCATCAGTTTTTATTAAAAACAATAAATCTTATATCCCGCTACGTTTTATAACGAACGCTTTACATATTAGCATTGAAAGTACTGAACATTCGTTTATACTTCAAAACTTAGAGCCATATAGAGTGAAAGAGGGAGATTCTTTATGGACAATCTCACGAAAATCTGGGGTGAGCGTACCGAAAATTCAATGGCTCAATCAAATGAAAGATGATAAATTGCAAGCGAATCAGATTCTATACCTTTATAAGAAAATTGAAGAAACGGATAACACTGAACAGAAAGTAATCTTTGAAATAGATCAAAAGGAGGAAACACTTCGATCGCCTAACGATACAGAAAACAACCTTGGGATTGAACATGACCAACCTTCTAATATAAATGTCGAGAAAAAAGACTCTATAAATAATACTACAATAGAACCTATTCCATATGAAGTTAAGAAAGGTGATAGTTTGTGGATGATCAGTACAGCATTCAAAATACCGTTACATGATTTGCTAGCATATAATGGATTAACTGAAGAAAGTATAATACGAATAGGAGAACGGTTACAAATACCTGTTCGTGTAATTCCAGTTCAATCACAAGTAAGTGAAAATCACGGAGAATACTTAGATTGGTGGACTGAAGCGAAGTTCTTATTGCCAATCGGTGAAATTGCAACGGTTACTGACTACGAAACGGGCATGTCTTTTAAAATTAAACGAACAATGGGTGTGAATCATGCGGATGCAGAACCGCTAACTCTAAAGGATACTGAAAAGGCGAAAGAAGTATGGGGAGGGTTTAGTTGGAATCGTAGGGCGGTTACGGTTGAAGTGGGCGAACGAAAGCTAGCGGCGTCCATGTCATTTATGCCGCATGAAAAGCAATATATTTTAGATAACGAATTTGAAGGTCATTTTGATCTCCATTTTAAGAATAGTACCCGACATTTAGATGATCAACAAGATCCGGATCATCAAGCGCAAATTAAAATTGCTGCAGGTGTTCATGATTATTAA
- a CDS encoding MFS transporter, translated as MDRKNSRFRWVVFASVLFTYVLMSSQRTAPGLITDQVMLDFNVTATTIGLVTSIQFFVYTGLQIPMGILADRYGPNFFLIIGAFLTGIGTILYSLGTHEFMLFFARLLIGLGDATIWVNMVLILSQWFSSKEFTRLIGIVAMTGSLGFLLATVPFSLLIDLLGWRLAFFSAGLLLCFCGILLYFVLLKKPKQSLFTNNEKQREKTWELLRRIFSNRQAWALFLCHFGIVGTYVGFISSWGVPYGMNVYGMTRSDASQLIMIGLMGALIGAPLASWIASQLKTIKRPYIVVHIIILLSWSVFLLFNGNPPVLLLTILFFIIGLAYGANALTFAAVRQSFPIKESGFVSGFANTGGFLSAVLLPSIFGKILDHFQVVSGSVSDGYYYGFITPVVFSIIGLIGVLLIKEKRHQT; from the coding sequence TTGGACAGAAAAAATAGCCGGTTTAGATGGGTTGTATTTGCTTCTGTATTGTTTACTTATGTATTAATGTCGAGCCAACGAACCGCTCCAGGATTGATTACTGACCAAGTCATGTTAGATTTTAATGTAACCGCAACAACAATTGGGTTAGTAACAAGTATTCAATTTTTCGTATATACTGGTTTGCAAATTCCAATGGGGATTTTAGCTGATCGCTATGGGCCGAACTTTTTTCTGATTATTGGAGCTTTTCTTACGGGAATAGGTACCATTCTATATAGTCTTGGCACACATGAATTTATGTTGTTTTTTGCAAGATTGTTGATTGGATTGGGAGATGCGACCATCTGGGTCAATATGGTGTTAATTTTAAGCCAATGGTTTAGCTCAAAGGAATTTACACGATTAATTGGTATAGTAGCAATGACAGGAAGCCTTGGTTTCCTTTTGGCGACAGTCCCTTTCTCTTTATTAATTGACCTCCTTGGTTGGAGATTGGCCTTTTTTTCAGCGGGCCTATTGCTATGTTTTTGTGGTATTCTCCTTTATTTTGTCCTTTTAAAAAAACCAAAACAATCGCTATTTACTAATAATGAAAAACAGCGTGAAAAAACATGGGAATTACTACGAAGAATTTTTTCTAATCGGCAAGCATGGGCATTATTTTTATGCCACTTTGGAATTGTCGGAACATATGTAGGGTTTATCAGTTCATGGGGAGTGCCCTATGGGATGAATGTGTATGGAATGACACGGTCAGATGCAAGTCAACTCATTATGATTGGCTTGATGGGTGCACTTATTGGTGCTCCTTTAGCTAGTTGGATTGCTAGTCAGTTAAAAACAATCAAACGCCCGTATATTGTGGTTCACATCATTATTTTACTGAGTTGGTCCGTCTTTCTTTTATTCAATGGGAATCCGCCAGTCCTTTTGTTAACGATACTTTTCTTTATTATTGGCCTTGCATATGGTGCAAATGCCTTAACCTTTGCTGCAGTTCGGCAATCTTTTCCTATTAAAGAATCTGGCTTTGTCTCGGGATTTGCGAATACGGGTGGATTTCTAAGCGCTGTACTGCTCCCAAGCATTTTTGGAAAAATATTAGATCATTTTCAGGTTGTCTCAGGTAGTGTAAGTGATGGATATTATTACGGTTTTATCACTCCAGTTGTTTTCTCTATTATCGGCTTGATTGGAGTGCTTTTAATTAAGGAAAAGCGTCACCAGACTTAA